In Scomber japonicus isolate fScoJap1 chromosome 11, fScoJap1.pri, whole genome shotgun sequence, the genomic stretch ACCCaagttttacagcatttcatAAATCAGTAAGAGATGATTTGAATGTGAAGAAGATTTAATCCTACTTGTGTGCATACTTGCGTACATATTTAATTGAGGGGTATAGTGAAGGAAGACTGAAGAAACTGGTGGCCTAAACTcagatgtttacattttatagtCCGAAATGCTGTAACCATGGATAGTTTTCCTAAACTGCTGACACTGGGATTCTTCTCTCAGTCAACACCCTTCAAATTGACCCCTTGATAAAACTAGAAACAATATTTGGACAAGGATAAGTTTTTGTCTTTATGTATTTACCTTATGTGACAAAATGATTGCTGTCAACATAGTTATCAACCGATTGTTTATCACAAAATCACAGGTTGCCAGCTCCGTCGTAGACAAATTGATGGTCTGTTGGATCGGGTAGACAGTTATTCATTCTGCTGATCGCAACTGCTGGGCTGTAGCACTCCAACAGCAAAACACCTTTCACTGTCTAATTTTTGAAAGTGCTGAATCTTATATGCGATAAGTAGAGCTGTTACAGATCAGCAGTGGACTTGAGTTAATTACATACGCTGGATGATGAGGGGTTTTAATCATGCTTCATCACAGAAAATGTGCCCAATCAGTACAGAGCAGTAGATATATAGATTCGGTGGAGGTGACGAGTTCATTTAGCTGTTGTGTTGGAAGACTGCGGGCTGAAACTGGTGTTATCAGTCTGAACCACAACTATGCTTTCTACCATGATGCTTCTGGGTATTTTATTTGGCTTGCTAACCCAGGCGTACACTCTACCTGTTAAGGTCAGTACCAAGAAAAATCATTTTAGAGCAGATACCCCTATTGTAATGGTTTGCAGCCAAAATATATAATGCACAATTGTGTTGCAGAATTCTACTGGAGTACACGAGGGAAAAGTGAGGTTAAAAAGGAAATACTCAGGTGGGCTCTTTAATTAAgttatttatatctttatgcATTTTATCACACATGTAATAAATGATTCTTTACATCTAATTTTGGAGACCAAAGGCTGACAATTAAATCTTTCACTGTTTGATTTATATTCAGATGAACTTCCAGATTGGGATGAAATGAATATAATGGACAAAATCATGGAAGTCAATAGCAGTAAGTAATATGTATACAATACATAATGGTACTAATTAAAGATAACTACTATACCCTGAactcaataaaatgttttttttcacttcagGATTGCGACCCCCTCGAGGAATGTCATTCAAAGAAGGCGACATTGCCAGCTCGTATATACGCAGTGCAATAACGTGCCCTGGTAATACCTGTCTGTGGCCTAAATCAGTTGATGGATTTGTTTATGTTCCATACATCATCTCTCCAGTTTATGGTATGAATCTGCAGATTTGCAGTAACAAAAATGCTCATAGTTCAtatctgttttgtttaattcagCTTTCAATTGTTTTGTACAACAGACGACATGGACAGAATCACCATAGAAACTGGGATGCAAGACATTTCCTCTGGAACATGCATTAAATTTGTTCCACGCACTCATGAAGCCAGCTTTCTTGATATTCAGCCTAGATATGGGTAAGCATGATTCCTGATAACTGCCTTGATTTGAATGTATGAgtcatttgtggtgtttttgcaCTGTAGTAATTTCAGTTGAATTAATTGGATTATTCCTGTTGTGCTCAAAGCTGCTGGTCTTTCCTGGGGCACACTGGAGGAAGCCAGACCCTGTCGCTGCAGACTCCTGGGTGCATGTGGTCAGGGGTGGCTTCCCATGAGTTCATGCATGCGCTTGGTTTTGTACACGAGCAGTCTCGCTCAGATCGAGACCACTATGTCACAATTGTATGGAAAAACATCATGCCAGGTTAGGATCAATAATTTAATCTCTTACATTCTGAAAGCTATTTCTTCACCTTGTTTGTACTTTTTCATCAAATGAGTCTTTCTTAGATTAACAATTTCACACCTGtctttcattttttgtgttttttgacagACTATATAAGTAACTTCAGAAAACATATGACAAACAATCTCAACAGCCCATATGACTACAGCTCTGTCATGCATTATGGAAGGTGAGCTACTTTGTCAGGCAACATATAGTTTGTGCTCTGCTGGGGTGTTACAATACTATATACTTTATCTAATTTTGATGCAGGTATGCCTTCTCTGAAGACGGTGGACCAACTATAATCCCCAAACCTGATCCCTACATTCCCATTGGCCAGCGAGATGGACCAAGTGCTCTAGAtcttcataaaataaatgtccTATATGACTGCGGTAAGAGAACTAACATATACACctgctaaaaatatatattacttCATTCAAAATGACTGACTGAAATTTCTCTCTACGCCCCACTATAGGTGCCAATGAGTAACTAAATCCAGAGAGTTACCTTCTGCCATACAATTGTCATAATTAATAGTTTAAAGCTGCACCTCTGTAATGTAACTGTGATGCACTAACAAGATTTACATGTCTGCAACTGCATCCAATGTCATAATAGTACCCAGTACTCAGTACTCAGCTTCTGCTAACTTTGATTAAATAACACTAATGAGTCTGCTTTACACATCTTTAACATGATAGATTTAACTGTGTCTTACAGAGATGGGCTACAAATCAGGTGTATGGGTTTTATGATGTTGCTTTGTGCTAGTTTAGTATTACTGAACTAGGAATATGGATTAGAAACTATACATTAAATGTATTCTTGACCTTCCCTGCTGAACTCCCCTTTTTCTGCCTTGCCTTTTCATAAAATACACTCCACTGCCATGAAACCCTCTACATATCAACAGCTTTTAAAgagtcaaatcaaataaaactgcTTTTTGCACCACTGGCTTTGGAGGTTCTTTATTTTGTCCTGCAACCTGAATGAGAGAGATGCTTTTTTCATGCAGggtaaaaagaacaaaacaaaacacaagtattCATCCACTGAGAAGCAACTAGCTGCTAAGAGTACTCTTACACTGGAATTAACAGCCATTACCATCTCCTTATCCACACGTCTCTGGTTGTCTGCTCCTCAGTGTCTTAGTTTTAGCTGCAGTGGAAGATtgatgaaatgaagaaaaaacaagaaaagagcGCAGCAATGACTGTTAACAAAATGGTACAGTGTCAATGACATTCACTTCCAGTGCCCATTAGGTGTCTTAGGTTCTCTTCCAATCATGGTTTTGTTGCTTCAAGGTGAATAGTGGGTGAACATCTtttgacaaataaaactaaattatctGACTTATATGAATATCACATATCACCAGTTAAAGGCATTGATTTCTTCTTATTATGTGCTATGTTATGAAAAAGTGGCATATGAAAGATTTATACTTCCTTTGCCTCGTTGTATCACTTTTTCTTAATCCAAACGAAGATGACAGCTGCACAACCTCCTCTCTCAATTACAGTGTGAGccaaaatcaaatatttgtaTTGGTCTAATTTGAGGTTTCATAAGGGTAAATTatccttttaaattaaattacttgttaacatttttactgtgttctatgttgtttttttttctttttaaaatgattgtagTAGGCCTATAATTGTACACATTTTTTCCCCAcctaattaatttgtttttgtcatttatgtGAAGGTCTAGTTTCTGGTAGTAACAATGTTAGGGAGTAATTAGTTGTAGTTGTATGTAATGGcgttacataatttaattacaaaataaatgtaactgtaatccgtGCACTTAAATTATacttacttatgaaaatgttgacgATTATAAAGGGGGTTACATCtaaattattttccttttcctttaagattttgctcaggaagAGGGTTTTTCCCTTATTTTTTAATACTTAACatgttattgctgtttttaattatttgaaatatatatatatatagacacattttgtaaataaatcatgacgtttGTTAAATGGTGtgacagtaccaattaagcccatgccagatgtttgacattttcataaaatatcttaattttattttacaaaatctACATggactaatgaatacattttcaaatgagagataaatcttgttTTATAACAAATGATCTCCCTtgtaaatcatgtcagtatccatgacaaacacctgaacttagattctggtgcttaatgggtacacttaccctatAATGTttgaaaacattcattataaaattagaaaagtaatcaaatgtaataacttACATTACTTTGAGTAATTGAAATAGGTTAATTTCTAATTAcgttttaaatagagtaactagtaatctgtaacctattacatttccaaagtaaccttctcCAGCCCTgttctgacagtaaactgaatatctttgggtggTTGGTTAT encodes the following:
- the hce2l1 gene encoding high choriolytic enzyme 1, with the protein product MLSTMMLLGILFGLLTQAYTLPVKNSTGVHEGKVRLKRKYSDELPDWDEMNIMDKIMEVNSRLRPPRGMSFKEGDIASSYIRSAITCPGNTCLWPKSVDGFVYVPYIISPVYDDMDRITIETGMQDISSGTCIKFVPRTHEASFLDIQPRYGCWSFLGHTGGSQTLSLQTPGCMWSGVASHEFMHALGFVHEQSRSDRDHYVTIVWKNIMPDYISNFRKHMTNNLNSPYDYSSVMHYGRYAFSEDGGPTIIPKPDPYIPIGQRDGPSALDLHKINVLYDCGKRTNIYTC